In a single window of the Pocillopora verrucosa isolate sample1 chromosome 4, ASM3666991v2, whole genome shotgun sequence genome:
- the LOC131785335 gene encoding barH-like 2 homeobox protein, which yields MSMASFSINAILGHSEHKNEDSSSSGGQHSLHESRESTGEENDEEGCTLKEEEAVYVTNSSEENLSYVDDSVPSSRESLYINKIRRRRTAFTSTQLKSLEEKFHDKKYLTITERNNLAKGLHLTDTQVKTWFQNRRTKWKKQMAPDYEASLRWEEMNSMFSHFQTGFPCCGEVNTHFRPVPQFYNVIPSFCPSSNLQVVYSNMSLHPFS from the exons ATGTCTATGGCTTCGTTCAGTATCAATGCCATTTTGGGACACTCCGAACACAAAAATGAAGATTCAAGCTCCTCAGGAGGTCAACACAGCCTTCAtgaatcaagagaaagcacAGGCGAGGAAA ATGACGAAGAAGGTTGTACTTTGAAAGAAGAAGAGGCAGTTTATGTCACTAATTCATCGGAGGAAAACCTAAGTTACGTGGATGATTCTGTGCCTTCGAGCCGCGAGAGCCTTTACATCAACAAGATTCGCAGACGACGCACAGCGTTTACCAGTACCCAATTAAAATCTTTGGAGGAAAAATTCCACGACAAGAAATATCTGACAattacagaaagaaacaatttgGCGAAGGGACTTCATCTAACAGACACTCAAGTCAAAACATGGTTTCAAAATCGGCGAACAAAGTGGAAGAAACAAATGGCGCCGGACTATGAAGCCAGTTTGCGCTGGGAAGAAATGAACAGTATGTTTAGCCATTTTCAAACTGGTTTTCCCTGCTGTGGAGAAGTGAACACTCATTTTCGCCCTGTGCCACAATTTTACAATGTTATACCCAGTTTTTGTCCATCCTCCAACCTTCAGGTCGTCTATTCCAATATGTCTTTACATCCCTTCTCGTAA
- the LOC131785312 gene encoding QRFP-like peptide receptor, with protein MESWSVDIVLLPFYILIVIAGILGNILFITVVRRHRSMHTTTNFLLANVAVSDIISLVFCVPGIILRFVEHPGGNVGSFLCKFVTMHLVAGITLLVSGLTLTLISIERYKALLRPTSLHLKLHKQRVIIAISLIWGFSIAFVLPLFIKQRYEEKVKQCFMEWKESNSRIYWTLLATLVGVAVITMTFCYFQIIKALYFNNILPPNESNIEQDDKDKQKIITILITVTFSFVLCFIPFIIVSAVNLSTRSLLYKLSYFLVYTSCCGNPVVYIFQSAKYRAGLRELFKGRPAVRRSERSLEL; from the coding sequence ATGGAAAGTTGGTCAGTGGATATTGTTCTTCTGCCTTTTTACATCCTCATCGTGATAGCTGGGATTTTAGgaaacattttgtttattacCGTGGTCAGGAGGCACCGATCTATGCATACTACTACTAACTTTCTCCTGGCTAACGTGGCGGTTTCTGACATCATTTCCTTGGTGTTTTGTGTACCGGGAATTATTCTGCGATTTGTGGAGCACCCAGGCGGTAATGTGGGTAGTTTTCTATGTAAGTTTGTGACGATGCATCTGGTTGCAGGGATCACTTTACTCGTTTCAGGACTTACCCTTACTCTTATTTCAATTGAAAGATACAAAGCTTTGCTGCGACCCACGAGTTTGCACTTAAAACTCCACAAACAACGCGTTATAATTGCGATTTCCCTTATTTGGGGATTTTCCATCGCTTTTGTTTTGCCTTTGTTTATAAAGCAGAGATACGAGGAAAAGGTGAAGCAGTGCTTTATGGAGTGGAAAGAGAGTAATTCTCGAATTTATTGGACACTGTTGGCGACACTGGTGGGTGTTGCAGTCATCACTATGACTTTCTGCTATTTTCAAATCATAAAAGCTCTTTACTTCAATAACATACTTCCTCCTAATGAAAGCAACATCGAGCAAGacgacaaagacaaacaaaaaatcataacaattttGATAACAGTCACGTTTTCTTTCGTCTTATGCTTTATTCCGTTTATAATCGTCTCGGCGGTCAATCTCTCCACTAGAAGCCTGCTGTACAAATTGTCATATTTTCTTGTTTACACCAGCTGCTGTGGGAATCCAGTGGTCTACATATTCCAAAGTGCAAAGTACAGAGCGGGATTAAGGGAACTATTTAAGGGAAGGCCAGCTGTTCGCCGAAGCGAAAGGTCTTTAGAATTGTAA